A stretch of the Nicotiana tabacum cultivar K326 chromosome 6, ASM71507v2, whole genome shotgun sequence genome encodes the following:
- the LOC107808989 gene encoding putative pectinesterase/pectinesterase inhibitor 61: MGYGRLGKPDPGEISGRDIIPNDIPIPKSRSSKLKFLIIVATVLLIASVISVAVLVGVRKNSGNRIDKPSQAMARTCSRTLYPSLCLNSLINYPGAKSASDSDLVHISVNLTLQRFGKALYISSDINNLEMNTHIRSAYDDCLELLEESVDLLSHSLNSVFPGDGGGNSPAGSTQDVMTWLSAALTNQDTCTDSFADVTGNVKDQMSENLKDLSELVSNALAIYAAANGDDDFSGIPIQNRRRRLMELEHNDVPTTNEHDDFPKWLSRRDRKLLNKSVSAIQADIIVAKDGSGTVKTIAEAIKKVPEKSNRRTIIYVKAGRYEENILKVGRKKMNVMFIGDGKGKTVITGGKSVSQNITTFHTASFAATGAGFVARDMTFENYAGPSKHQAVALRIGGDHAVVFRCNIIGYQDTLYVHSQRQFYRECDIYGTVDFIFGNAAVVLQNCNIYARKPMANQKNTITAQNRKDPNQNTGISIHACKILATPDLEASKGSFPTYLGRPWKMYSRTVYMLSNMGDHIHPSGWLEWNGDFALDTLYYGEYMNFGPGAAVGKRVTWPGYRVIKSVEEASKFTVAKFIYGSSWLPSTGVAYLAGLNT, encoded by the exons ATGGGCTATGGCCGGCTAGGAAAACCCGACCCTGGAGAAATCTCCGGCAGAGACATAATTCCTAATGATATTCCAATTCCCAAATCCCGCAGTTCTAAGCTTAAATTCCTCATCATTGTTGCCACTGTTCTTTTGATTGCCTCTGTAATTTCAGTAGCTGTATTGGTCGGTGTTCGGAAAAATTCCGGAAACAGAATCGATAAACCAAGTCAAGCAATGGCGCGTACCTGTAGTCGCACTCTCTACCCATCTCTCTGTCTCAATTCGTTAATTAATTACCCTGGAGCTAAATCTGCTTCAGACAGTGACCTCGTTCACATTTCTGTCAATTTAACACTCCAACGCTTTGGTAAAGCACTTTATATATCTTCCGACATTAATAACCTTGAAATGAACACTCACATAAGATCAGCATACGATGATTGTCTCGAATTGTTGGAGGAATCAGTAGACCTTTTATCTCATTCTTTGAACTCTGTTTTCCCCGGCGATGGCGGCGGCAATTCTCCGGCGGGGTCCACACAGGACGTGATGACGTGGCTGAGCGCAGCTCTCACGAACCAGGACACGTGTACGGACAGTTTCGCTGACGTCACCGGGAACGTGAAGGATCAGATGAGTGAGAACCTTAAGGACTTGTCGGAATTGGTGAGTAATGCTCTCGCCATTTACGCCGCCGCAAATGGCGACGATGATTTCTCTGGGATTCCGATACAGAATCGTCGGCGCAGATTAATGGAATTGGAACATAATGATGTACCGACAACAAATGAACATGATGATTTCCCGAAATGGTTGTCGAGGAGAGACAGAAAATTGTTAAACAAATCAGTGTCGGCAATTCAAGCCGACATAATTGTGGCAAAAGACGGTAGCGGGACGGTGAAGACGATAGCCGAGGCAATAAAGAAGGTGCCGGAAAAGAGTAATCGTCGGACCATAATTTACGTCAAGGCGGGAAG GTATGAAGAGAATATCTTGAAGGTAGGGAGGAAGAAAATGAACGTGATGTTTATAGGGGACGGGAAGGGGAAGACAGTGATTACAGGAGGCAAAAGTGTATCCCAGAACATTACAACATTCCATACAGCTTCTTTTG CGGCAACTGGAGCTGGTTTTGTCGCAAGGGATATGACATTTGAGAACTACGCTGGACCAAGCAAGCATCAAGCAGTAGCCCTTCGTATCGGAGGAGATCATGCCGTGGTCTTTCGCTGCAATATTATTGGATACCAAGACACCCTCTATGTGCACTCACAGCGCCAATTCTATCGCGAGTGTGATATCTATGGGACGGTGGATTTCATCTTTGGCAATGCAGCAGTGGTCCTCCAAAACTGCAACATCTATGCCCGAAAGCCCATGGCCAATCAAAAGAACACCATCACTGCCCAAAACAGGAAAGACCCTAATCAAAACACTGGCATTTCAATCCATGCTTGCAAAATCCTAGCAACACCTGACCTCGAGGCATCCAAAGGAAGCTTCCCTACATATCTAGGTCGACCATGGAAGATGTACTCGCGAACAGTCTACATGTTATCTAACATGGGCGATCATATACACCCGAGTGGCTGGCTTGAGTGGAATGGTGATTTTGCGCTGGACACATTGTATTATGGCGAGTACATGAACTTTGGGCCAGGAGCAGCCGTTGGGAAACGGGTTACTTGGCCGGGATATCGGGTCATCAAGTCCGTGGAAGAGGCCAGTAAGTTCACCGTAGCTAAGTTCATTTATGGATCATCTTGGTT